The following are from one region of the Stenotrophomonas lactitubi genome:
- a CDS encoding 2-hydroxychromene-2-carboxylate isomerase: MPTLRWYFDFVSPYSYLHWQKVKRLPQFEHIQPVPIAFGAVLHHLGNLGPAEIPAKRRFMYRQLLWTAQAEGTPLRFPPGHPFNPLAALRLCLAAGASTEAVDVLFDWIWRDGHAADSAPALREPATRLGISDVEAAIGEPAIKEQLRRNTDAAIEAGVFGVPTLAIGGELFWGNDSHPLMAAVLDDPGLLDRPDWQQAVALPMAVQRSR; the protein is encoded by the coding sequence ATGCCCACCCTGCGCTGGTATTTCGACTTCGTCTCGCCCTATTCCTACCTGCACTGGCAGAAGGTGAAGCGGCTGCCGCAGTTCGAGCACATCCAACCGGTACCGATCGCCTTCGGTGCGGTCCTGCACCATCTGGGCAACCTCGGCCCGGCGGAGATCCCGGCCAAGCGCCGTTTCATGTACCGCCAGCTGCTGTGGACCGCGCAGGCAGAGGGCACCCCTCTGCGCTTCCCGCCCGGGCATCCGTTCAACCCGCTGGCGGCCCTGCGCCTGTGCCTGGCCGCGGGCGCCAGCACCGAGGCGGTGGATGTGCTGTTCGACTGGATCTGGCGCGACGGCCACGCGGCCGACAGCGCCCCGGCCCTGCGCGAACCCGCCACCCGGCTGGGTATCAGCGATGTGGAGGCGGCCATTGGCGAGCCGGCAATCAAGGAACAGCTGCGACGCAACACCGACGCGGCAATCGAGGCCGGCGTATTCGGCGTGCCGACCCTGGCCATCGGCGGCGAACTGTTCTGGGGCAACGATAGCCACCCGCTGATGGCGGCGGTGCTGGACGACCCGGGCCTGCTGGATCGGCCGGACTGGCAGCAGGCGGTGGCCCTGCCGATGGCAGTGCAGCGCAGTCGCTGA